The following are from one region of the Silene latifolia isolate original U9 population chromosome 9, ASM4854445v1, whole genome shotgun sequence genome:
- the LOC141600833 gene encoding secreted RxLR effector protein 161-like, translating to MIGIQETKNYLTSVFQMKDLNEVDTILGIKVIRHDTGYILNQTHYIKKLLEKFRHLGIKETNSPFDSSVKLPDQCDRIIGQLEYASAIGSLMYAMHCTRPDIAYSVGKLSRYTCRPGKEHWKAITRVLGYLKSTMNYGLVYSKHPSTLEGYCDASWITSMNDNKSTTGWIFSLGGGAISWASKKQTIIAHSTMEAEFIAFGGGKEARMAKKFIA from the coding sequence ATGATTGGTATACAAGAAACAAAGAATTACCTAACTTCTGTTTTCCAAATGAAAGATCTGAATGAAGTTGATACCATATTGGGTATAAAGGTGATCAGACATGATACGGGTTATATTTTGAATCAAACTCATTATATTAAGAAATTGTTGGAGAAATTCCGACACCTTGGAATAAAGGAAACAAACTCTCCGTTTGATTCAAGTGTAAAACTACCGGATCAATGTGATAGAATAATTGGACAATTAGAATATGCTAGTGCAATTGGCAGCTTGATGTACGCCATGCATTGCACTAGGCCGGATATAGCATATTCAGTTGGAAAATTGTCTAGATATACTTGCAGACCCGGCAAAGAACATTGGAAAGCTATTACTAGAGTTCTTGGATACCTTAAAAGCACTATGAATTATGGTCTAGTATATAGTAAGCATCCTTCTACtctagaaggatattgtgatgctaGTTGGATAACTAGTATGAATGACAATAAATCTACAACGGGTTGGATTTTTAGTCTTGGAGGTGGTGCCATAAGTTGGGCATCCAAGAAGCAAACAATTATTGCGCATTCAACCATGGAAGCTGAATTCATAGCCTTTGGCGGTGGTAAGGAAGCGAGAATGGCTAAGAAATTTATTGCTTGA
- the LOC141602580 gene encoding proteasome subunit alpha type-7-like produces MAGYDRAITVFSPGGKLFQVEYAHEAVRKGNAAVGVCGTDTVVLGLEKKSTTKLEDSRSVKKIVNLDNHIALACAGLKADARVLINKARVECQSHRLTLEDPVTVEYITRYIAGLQQKYTQSGGVRPFGLSTLIASFDPFTNVPALYQTDPSGTFSDWKANATGRNSNSIREFLEKNYKETVKLAIRALLEVVESGVKNLEVAVMTKEGLHQLEEAEIDAIVAEIEAEKAVAEAAKKGPARDS; encoded by the exons ATGGCGGGATACGATAGAGCTATCACTGTCTTCTCACCTGGCGGCAAGCTCTTTCAAGTCGAATACGCTCATGAAGCTGTTCGTAAAGGTAACGCTGCTGTCGGCGTTTGCGGTACCGATACCGTTGTTCTTGGTCTTGAGAAGAAATCCACTACTAAACTTGAGGATTCTAG GTCGgtaaaaaaaattgtaaacctTGACAACCATATTGCGCTAGCCTGTGCTGGGCTCAAAGCTGATGCCCGTGTTCTTATAAACAAGGCACGCGTGGAATGTCAAAGCCACCGGCTTACCTTGGAAGATCCAGTGACAGTTGAGTATATTACTCGTTACATTGCTGGCCTTCAACAGAAGTACACACAGAGTGGTGGTGTTAGACCATTTGGTCTCTCAACCTTGATCGCGAGCTTTGACCCATTTACCAATGTGCCGGCTCTATACCAGACAGATCCATCTGGCACGTTTTCAGACTGGAAAGCTAATGCAACTGGAAGAAACTCCAATTCAATTAGAGAATTTTTGGAAAAAAACTACAAAGAAACTGTGAAGCTAGCAATTCGTGCATTACTTGAA GTGGTTGAAAGTGGAGTAAAGAATTTGGAAGTTGCAGTGATGACAAAGGAAGGTTTGCACCAATTGGAGGAGGCTGAAATCGATGCCATTGTTGCGGAGATTGAAGCGGAGAAAGCAGTAGCTGAGGCAGCGAAGAAAGGTCCTGCTAGAGATTCATAG